The proteins below are encoded in one region of Balaenoptera acutorostrata chromosome 11, mBalAcu1.1, whole genome shotgun sequence:
- the LMF2 gene encoding lipase maturation factor 2 isoform X2 has product MAGSRLPRQLFLQGVAAVFMFAFASLYTQIPGLYGPEGILPARRTLRPQGKGRWPQLWETPTLLWETPLLGLDTAQGLELLSLLGTLLALGALLLHQLRHFLVYLLLWAAYLSAYQVGQVFLYFQWDSLLLETGFLALLVAPLRLPPRHKHAQGRLAGVLPHEDLPFWLVRWLLFRLMFASGVVKLTSRCPAWWGLTALTYHFETQCLPTPASWFAHHLPVWLHKLSVVATFLIEIAVPPLFFAPVRRLRLAAFYSQVLLQVLIIITGNYNFFNLLTLVLTTALLDDAHLVGNSRRKKTPSSWPKALLALLALLLELAVYGLLASGVVYCFGLEVDWEQHSVHSKTTFTFHQFSQWLKMVTLPTMWLGAASLAWELLTALWRWTQVRGWLQKFCAAVQLSVFGTATVALFTISLVPYSYMEPSTHGRLWTGAHRLFGTVEHLQLAHSYGLFRRMTGLGGRPEVVLEGSYDGHHWTEIEFMYKPGNVSRAPPIVAPHQPRLDWQMWFAALGPHTHSPWFTSLVLRLLQGKEPVIRLIQNHTPRYPFHKQPPTYVRAQRYKYRFSKPGEQGGWRNFSRPCPWGTRRWTCCSGSLAFRTRARPGPAAPAAPWLRRSAGCGNSCLPWRPLPCSGGSSEPWWPLGSCRPCWAPSPPLGPRRRSTGQPPRRTRWLPANKLPQPPT; this is encoded by the exons GCCTGTACGGCCCTGAGGGCATCCTGCCTGCACGGAGGACGCTGCGGCCGCAGGGAAAGGGACGCTGGCCGCAGCTGTGGGAGACCCCAACGCTGCTGTGGGAGACGCCGCTACTGGGGTTGGACACAGCGCAGGGCCTGGAGCTGCTGAGCCTGCTGGGCACCCTGCTGGCCCTGGGAGCCCTGCTGCTGCACCAGCTGCGCCACTTCCTTGTCTACCTGCTGCTGTGGGCCGCCTACCTGTCTGCCTACCAG GTGGGCCAGGTGTTTCTTTATTTCCAGTG GGATTCCCTGCTGCTGGAGActggcttcctggccttgttGGTGGCCCCTCTGAGGCTGCCCCCGCGCCACAAGCACGCCCAGGGCAGGCTGGCAGGGGTCTTGCCCCACGAAGACCTCCCCTTCTGGCTCGTGCGCTGGCTGCTGTTTCGCCTCATGTTTGCCTCGGGTGTGGTCAAGCTGACCAGCCGTTGCCCCGCGTGGTGGGGGCTCACCG CCCTCACCTACCACTTCGAGACTCAGTGCTTGCCCACGCCCGCCTCCTGGTTTGCCCACCATCTGCCCGTCTGGCTGCACAAGCTCAGCGTGGTGGCCACCTTCCTCATCGAGATTGCAGTGCCCCCTCTGTTCTTCGCTCCTGTTCGCCGCCTGCGCTTGGCTGCCTTCTACTCCCAG GTCTTGTTGCAAGTCCTGATTATCATCACTGGCAATTATAACTTCTTCAACCTGCTCACCCTGGTGCTCACCACTGCCCTCCTGGATGACGCACACCTGGTTGGCAACAGCCGCCGCAAGAAGACGCCCTCCT CCTGGCCCAAGGCCCTGCTGGCCCTGCTGGCCCTGCTGCTGGAACTGGCCGTCTACGGGCTGCTGGCCTCTGGCGTGGTGTACTGCTTTGGCCTGGAAGTGGATTGGGAACAGCACAGCGTTCACTCCAAAACCA CCTTCACCTTCCACCAGTTCTCCCAGTGGCTGAAGATGGTCACCCTCCCCACCATGTGGCTGGGGGCGGCCTCCCTTGCCTGGGAACTGCTGACCGCCCTCTGGAG GTGGACCCAAGTGCGAGGGTGGCTGCAGAAGTTCTGTGCTGCAGTCCAGCTGTCCGTCTTTGGCACGGCCACGGTGGCTTTGTTCACCATCAGCCTG GTGCCGTACTCCTACATGGAGCCCTCGACCCATGGGCGCCTCTGGACTGGGGCCCACCGCCTGTTTGGCACCGTGGAGCACCTGCAGCTGGCCCACTCCTACGGCCTCTTCCGCCGGATGACTGGTCTGGGTGGACGGCCCGAGGTGGTGCTCGAGGGCAGCTATGACGGGCACCACTGGACG GAAATCGAGTTCATGTACAAGCCCGGTAACGTGAGCCGGGCGCCCCCCATCGTGGCGCCCCACCAGCCGCGCCTCGATTGGCAGATGTGGTTCGCGGCCCTGGGCCCGCACACGCACAGTCCCTGGTTCACAAGCCTGGTCCTCCGCCTGCTGCAGGGCAAAGAGCCTG TGATCCGCCTCATCCAGAACCACACGCCCAGGTACCCCTTCCACAAGCAGCCGCCCACTTACGTGCGGGCCCAGCGCTACAAGTACCGGTTCTCGAAGCCCGGGGAGCAGGG TGGGTGGAGGAATTTTTCCCGTCCGTGTCCTTGGGGGACCCGACGCTGGACATGCTGCTCGGGCAGTTTGGCCTTCAG GACAAGAGCCCGCCCCGGGCCCGCAGCTCCAGCAGCACCCTGGCTCAGGCGCTCCGCTGGATGCGGAAACAGCTGTCTCCCCTGGaggcccctgccctgctctgggggctcctcggAACCGTGGTGGCCATTAGGGTCATGCAGGCCCTGCTGGGCCCCCAGTCCTCCCCTCGGGCCAAGGAGGAGAAGCACAGGCCAGCCCCCCCGGAGGACTCGGTGGCTGCCAGCAAACAAGCTTCCCCAGCCCCCGACGTAA
- the MIOX gene encoding inositol oxygenase isoform X2 → MKVAVDPDPSLVYRPDMEPEAAKDKGSFRNYTSGPLLDRVFTTYKLMHTWQTVDFVRRKHAQFGSFSYKRMTVMEAVDMLDGLVDESDPDVDFPNSFHAFQTAEGIRKAHPDKDWFHLIGLLHDLGKVLALAGEPQWAVVGDTFPVGCRPQGSVLFCDSTFQDNPDLQDPLYSTELGMYQPHCGLENVLMSWGHDEYLYLMMKFNKFSLPPEAFYIIRFHSFYPWHTGGDYQQLCNEQDLAMLPWVQEFNKFDLYTKSSDLPDVDKLRPYYQGLIDKYCPGVLHW, encoded by the exons ATGAAGGTGGCTGTG GACCCGGACCCTTCCCTGGTCTACCGGCCTGATATGGAGCCAGAGGCAGCCAAAGACAAGGGCAGCTTCCGAAACTACACG TCCGGCCCTCTCCTGGACCGTGTCTTCACCACCTACAAGCTTATGCACACGTGGCAGACCGTGGACTTCGTCAGGAGGAAG CATGCCCAGTTTGGGAGCTTCTCCTATAAGAGAATGACTGTCATGGAGGCTGTGGACATGCTGGATGGGCTGGTGGACGAGTCGGACCCCGACGTGGACTTCCCCAACTCCTTCCACGCCTTCCAGACGGCCGAGGGCATCCGGAAGGCCCATCCCGACAAGG acTGGTTCCACCTCATCGGGCTCCTGCACGACCTGGGGAAGGTCCTGGCTCTGGCAGGGGAGCCTCAG TGGGCAGTCGTTGGAGACACCTTCCCAGTTGGCTGCCGTCCCCAAGGCTCTGTGCTTTTCTGTGACTCTACCTTCCAGGACAACCCTGACCTCCAGGATCCTCTGTACAG CACAGAGCTTGGCATGTACCAGCCCCACTGTGGGCTCGAGAACGTCCTCATGTCCTGGGGCCATGACG AGTACTTGTACCTGATGATGAAGTTCAACAAATTCTCCCTCCCACCGGAG GCCTTCTACATCATCCGGTTCCACTCCTTCTACCCGTGGCACACGGGCGGCGACTACCAGCAGCTGTGCAATGAGCAGGACTTGGCCATGCTGCCCTGGGTGCAGGAGTTCAA CAAGTTCGATCTCTACACCAAGAGCTCTGACCTGCCAGATGTGGACAAGCTGCGGCCCTACTACCAGGGGCTCATTGACAAGTACTGCCCTGGTGTCCTCCACTGGTGA
- the MIOX gene encoding inositol oxygenase isoform X1 has product MPSPSGFLPAHSSGSKDPDPSLVYRPDMEPEAAKDKGSFRNYTSGPLLDRVFTTYKLMHTWQTVDFVRRKHAQFGSFSYKRMTVMEAVDMLDGLVDESDPDVDFPNSFHAFQTAEGIRKAHPDKDWFHLIGLLHDLGKVLALAGEPQWAVVGDTFPVGCRPQGSVLFCDSTFQDNPDLQDPLYSTELGMYQPHCGLENVLMSWGHDEYLYLMMKFNKFSLPPEAFYIIRFHSFYPWHTGGDYQQLCNEQDLAMLPWVQEFNKFDLYTKSSDLPDVDKLRPYYQGLIDKYCPGVLHW; this is encoded by the exons ATGCCCTCTCCCAGCGGGTTTCTGCCGGCCCACTCATCTGGGTCAAAG GACCCGGACCCTTCCCTGGTCTACCGGCCTGATATGGAGCCAGAGGCAGCCAAAGACAAGGGCAGCTTCCGAAACTACACG TCCGGCCCTCTCCTGGACCGTGTCTTCACCACCTACAAGCTTATGCACACGTGGCAGACCGTGGACTTCGTCAGGAGGAAG CATGCCCAGTTTGGGAGCTTCTCCTATAAGAGAATGACTGTCATGGAGGCTGTGGACATGCTGGATGGGCTGGTGGACGAGTCGGACCCCGACGTGGACTTCCCCAACTCCTTCCACGCCTTCCAGACGGCCGAGGGCATCCGGAAGGCCCATCCCGACAAGG acTGGTTCCACCTCATCGGGCTCCTGCACGACCTGGGGAAGGTCCTGGCTCTGGCAGGGGAGCCTCAG TGGGCAGTCGTTGGAGACACCTTCCCAGTTGGCTGCCGTCCCCAAGGCTCTGTGCTTTTCTGTGACTCTACCTTCCAGGACAACCCTGACCTCCAGGATCCTCTGTACAG CACAGAGCTTGGCATGTACCAGCCCCACTGTGGGCTCGAGAACGTCCTCATGTCCTGGGGCCATGACG AGTACTTGTACCTGATGATGAAGTTCAACAAATTCTCCCTCCCACCGGAG GCCTTCTACATCATCCGGTTCCACTCCTTCTACCCGTGGCACACGGGCGGCGACTACCAGCAGCTGTGCAATGAGCAGGACTTGGCCATGCTGCCCTGGGTGCAGGAGTTCAA CAAGTTCGATCTCTACACCAAGAGCTCTGACCTGCCAGATGTGGACAAGCTGCGGCCCTACTACCAGGGGCTCATTGACAAGTACTGCCCTGGTGTCCTCCACTGGTGA
- the LMF2 gene encoding lipase maturation factor 2 isoform X1, with product MAGSRLPRQLFLQGVAAVFMFAFASLYTQIPGLYGPEGILPARRTLRPQGKGRWPQLWETPTLLWETPLLGLDTAQGLELLSLLGTLLALGALLLHQLRHFLVYLLLWAAYLSAYQVGQVFLYFQWDSLLLETGFLALLVAPLRLPPRHKHAQGRLAGVLPHEDLPFWLVRWLLFRLMFASGVVKLTSRCPAWWGLTALTYHFETQCLPTPASWFAHHLPVWLHKLSVVATFLIEIAVPPLFFAPVRRLRLAAFYSQVLLQVLIIITGNYNFFNLLTLVLTTALLDDAHLVGNSRRKKTPSSWPKALLALLALLLELAVYGLLASGVVYCFGLEVDWEQHSVHSKTTFTFHQFSQWLKMVTLPTMWLGAASLAWELLTALWRWTQVRGWLQKFCAAVQLSVFGTATVALFTISLVPYSYMEPSTHGRLWTGAHRLFGTVEHLQLAHSYGLFRRMTGLGGRPEVVLEGSYDGHHWTEIEFMYKPGNVSRAPPIVAPHQPRLDWQMWFAALGPHTHSPWFTSLVLRLLQGKEPVIRLIQNHTPRYPFHKQPPTYVRAQRYKYRFSKPGEQGQWWRRQWVEEFFPSVSLGDPTLDMLLGQFGLQDKSPPRARSSSSTLAQALRWMRKQLSPLEAPALLWGLLGTVVAIRVMQALLGPQSSPRAKEEKHRPAPPEDSVAASKQASPAPDVSSGSQTPRRKK from the exons GCCTGTACGGCCCTGAGGGCATCCTGCCTGCACGGAGGACGCTGCGGCCGCAGGGAAAGGGACGCTGGCCGCAGCTGTGGGAGACCCCAACGCTGCTGTGGGAGACGCCGCTACTGGGGTTGGACACAGCGCAGGGCCTGGAGCTGCTGAGCCTGCTGGGCACCCTGCTGGCCCTGGGAGCCCTGCTGCTGCACCAGCTGCGCCACTTCCTTGTCTACCTGCTGCTGTGGGCCGCCTACCTGTCTGCCTACCAG GTGGGCCAGGTGTTTCTTTATTTCCAGTG GGATTCCCTGCTGCTGGAGActggcttcctggccttgttGGTGGCCCCTCTGAGGCTGCCCCCGCGCCACAAGCACGCCCAGGGCAGGCTGGCAGGGGTCTTGCCCCACGAAGACCTCCCCTTCTGGCTCGTGCGCTGGCTGCTGTTTCGCCTCATGTTTGCCTCGGGTGTGGTCAAGCTGACCAGCCGTTGCCCCGCGTGGTGGGGGCTCACCG CCCTCACCTACCACTTCGAGACTCAGTGCTTGCCCACGCCCGCCTCCTGGTTTGCCCACCATCTGCCCGTCTGGCTGCACAAGCTCAGCGTGGTGGCCACCTTCCTCATCGAGATTGCAGTGCCCCCTCTGTTCTTCGCTCCTGTTCGCCGCCTGCGCTTGGCTGCCTTCTACTCCCAG GTCTTGTTGCAAGTCCTGATTATCATCACTGGCAATTATAACTTCTTCAACCTGCTCACCCTGGTGCTCACCACTGCCCTCCTGGATGACGCACACCTGGTTGGCAACAGCCGCCGCAAGAAGACGCCCTCCT CCTGGCCCAAGGCCCTGCTGGCCCTGCTGGCCCTGCTGCTGGAACTGGCCGTCTACGGGCTGCTGGCCTCTGGCGTGGTGTACTGCTTTGGCCTGGAAGTGGATTGGGAACAGCACAGCGTTCACTCCAAAACCA CCTTCACCTTCCACCAGTTCTCCCAGTGGCTGAAGATGGTCACCCTCCCCACCATGTGGCTGGGGGCGGCCTCCCTTGCCTGGGAACTGCTGACCGCCCTCTGGAG GTGGACCCAAGTGCGAGGGTGGCTGCAGAAGTTCTGTGCTGCAGTCCAGCTGTCCGTCTTTGGCACGGCCACGGTGGCTTTGTTCACCATCAGCCTG GTGCCGTACTCCTACATGGAGCCCTCGACCCATGGGCGCCTCTGGACTGGGGCCCACCGCCTGTTTGGCACCGTGGAGCACCTGCAGCTGGCCCACTCCTACGGCCTCTTCCGCCGGATGACTGGTCTGGGTGGACGGCCCGAGGTGGTGCTCGAGGGCAGCTATGACGGGCACCACTGGACG GAAATCGAGTTCATGTACAAGCCCGGTAACGTGAGCCGGGCGCCCCCCATCGTGGCGCCCCACCAGCCGCGCCTCGATTGGCAGATGTGGTTCGCGGCCCTGGGCCCGCACACGCACAGTCCCTGGTTCACAAGCCTGGTCCTCCGCCTGCTGCAGGGCAAAGAGCCTG TGATCCGCCTCATCCAGAACCACACGCCCAGGTACCCCTTCCACAAGCAGCCGCCCACTTACGTGCGGGCCCAGCGCTACAAGTACCGGTTCTCGAAGCCCGGGGAGCAGGG CCAGTGGTGGCGACGCCAGTGGGTGGAGGAATTTTTCCCGTCCGTGTCCTTGGGGGACCCGACGCTGGACATGCTGCTCGGGCAGTTTGGCCTTCAG GACAAGAGCCCGCCCCGGGCCCGCAGCTCCAGCAGCACCCTGGCTCAGGCGCTCCGCTGGATGCGGAAACAGCTGTCTCCCCTGGaggcccctgccctgctctgggggctcctcggAACCGTGGTGGCCATTAGGGTCATGCAGGCCCTGCTGGGCCCCCAGTCCTCCCCTCGGGCCAAGGAGGAGAAGCACAGGCCAGCCCCCCCGGAGGACTCGGTGGCTGCCAGCAAACAAGCTTCCCCAGCCCCCGACGTAAGCAGCGGTTCCCAGACCCCTCGGCGGAAAAAGTAA
- the ADM2 gene encoding protein ADM2, producing MARLLTVTLGCISFLYLQLPGALSLGLARSRPPARPREPPARTPSSGLQSRHPAARPVVWKLHQALQPQRSASLAPAMGQPLRNGPRRHLGPRRPRAQLLRVGCVLGTCQVQNLGHRLWQLVGSAGPHDSAPVDPSSPHSYG from the exons ATGGCCCGGCTCTTGACGGTCACCCTCGGTTGCATCAGCTTCCTCTACCTGCAGCTCCCAGGCGCGCTGTCCCTCGGCCTGGCCCGGAGCCGGCCGCCCGCGCGACCCAG GGAGCCCCCAGCCCGGACGCCTTCCAGTGGCTTGCAGTCCCGGCACCCTGCAGCCCGGCCTGTGGTCTGGAAGCTGCACCAGGCCCTCCAGCCCCAGAGGAGTGCCAGCCTGGCCCCGGCTATGGGTCAGCCTCTCCGGAACGGCCCCCGCCGACACTTGGGTCCCCGCAGGCCCCGAGCCCAGCTCCTGCGTGTGGGCTGTGTGCTGGGCACCTGCCAGGTGCAGAACCTCGGCCACCGCCTGTGGCAGCTTGTCGGCTCAGCCGGCCCACACGACTCAGCCCCTGTGGACCCCAGCAGCCCTCACAGCTACGGCTGA